A window of Daucus carota subsp. sativus chromosome 2, DH1 v3.0, whole genome shotgun sequence genomic DNA:
ACGCCAAGCGACCTAGAAAATCCTAACTTTTTTCCTTGACTTTAttcttttttctgaaatttgattttacttAAATTTACGGGATCACtttaaaaagtaaattaataattattatatccgataaattacaaatatcataaaatttataaaattatataaattaaaatatttaaaaataagttattacatgctccctccgtcccaataaataatatacattgggattggacacggagcccggtaaaaagtgtaaaaaatgagtagaGTTAGATGAAAAGTCGATAAAGTGGtgaaatcttatttttatttaatactaatagatATGACATAGTGGAAtaaagtagtgagtgtaatagtattatataatagagatagtggaagaaagtattattttagaaaagtagtgggtgtaataatatttttattattatataaatgaagtattttatattataaaaagttattgAGAATGTATAGCGATGATGAGACAAGAAAACATTATAGAATTTGGGTTGACCGGAGTATATTAGACGGTTTTTAAAAATTGGGTGtgaccaaacggcccctataaaAATCTTTAATCTGTCTATTGTACTTGTAAAATACTGTACTTGTCAATATTTTTAATGGTAAATACGGTACTTGTCATTCTTGTATTGTACTGGCCCACAATCCAAAAAGTAATGAATACGCGACGTTTTTGCTGTGCTAGCTTCCAACCAACCCTATTTATGGAATATGAATTGCTATCCACCCCCCTCTACCACATAAAACCACACAATAACTTCGCTCCATTCTTCTAAACACCCACACACATCATGGATATGCACGGCGGTGGCATGGCCGGAATGTCTCCGCCGCCGACGAATACAACCGCCGGAAACATGACAATGAGCGGCGACTCGCACCCACATAAAATGATGAACACGGCTTTCTACTGGGGAAAGGACACTGTGATTCTCTTTTCGGGTTGGCCCGGATCCGACTTGGGTATGTACATCTTGGCTCTTTTCTTGGTTTTCGTGCTAGCTATTCTCGTGGAGTGGCTCTCGCACTGTAATTTGATAAAGGAAGATCGAACCGGGTCGGATCATGTTGTGGCTGGATTGCTTAAGACGTTGATGCATacggttcgggtcgggttggcTTATCTGGTCATGCTGGCGCTCATGTCTTTTAACGTTGGTGTGTTTCTAGTTGCTGTGTTAGGACATGCTGTCGGGTTCTTGTTGTTTGGGAGTAGAGTTTTCAGCAAGCATCCGCCGACTCCGGTGCTCGGAAAAACTTCCGATTTGCCGCCGATGACTTGCTGATATGTATATCATTTTCGATTTTGTATTCGAGTCTTTTCTGGATAGGTATGGATTGTGAAATGAGTTTCTTAATTTATTTCGTCCTTTTTAGGAAATGTATCAGACCATTCCAGAATATAAAAATTCTATTGCCTGGGTTCACATATTATTCCTTATAATCTCGTATCTTCTTGTTTACGttttttatgtaaataatttgaTTCGAGGGATTAACTTTAGacgttagagcatctccaacggcgttgactataatcgttggctaaattggagcTGTAAGACGTAAGGTAAAATTTgccgaacctgtaagacatttcgcttcaatggtattggctatattggttggctataatttaaaattagtatgttattaatattttagattgttaaaatagaatatattagttcaatatagtaataaatgatgtgcaatattcctacagatttcttacagacctgtagaggttcgacaaatttagccattcataagaggttggctaaatttatagacaacaagtCACTATGATTGAAGTGTGAACTTTTGAAggggttggctaaattttttatttttggcattacaactcaccttttagctaagaagtcttcatggttggagattcTCTCATAAGAACAAATAAATCAAAGATCAGCTGCTCGAAATATATGGCATCTGATGTTTTTTCATGAGAAggcggttttttttttttgccagagaGAAGGCGGTTTTTAGGAGTGGAATAATTTACTGGGGTGGATGCAAGATTGTGAGAGATCTTTTTGGAATTTGAATTGTATATTCAATTACTGGGGTATGGTGCCTAGAAGATTTTAAATATACTAGCTTagagcccgtgcaaggcacgagagctttttaattatttataaactttttaaatatattttaaatggtgtgaaaaaatttaatttataaataataaattaaaattttcaataaaataaaattcgaaattatgatttgtttgtaagttagaactttgGTAAAAACATCATCACAGCTattaatggtttcaaataaattattttaatcaagcaattccttttctcgtatgtatcatgccaaagtattaaattctatctatcaaattttaatatattttgagtggaatacgttatgccaactcctattagattatattaataaatgtattttatattaaaattattataatgtgatttaaatatttttcaaaaaatttatatggttctaaattaaaattgataaacataatttgttttgaattaagaaaaggaatcataaatatgcaataagaaggtagaatctattttggattaagaaaaagtttttgtatctgtttctcacataaatccggcttattaattttaaaatatattataaaaaaattgtgacggtgagatttatatgattctacgaataaaactggtaggaaatatttatttaggattaaaaaaaatcatatatatgtgaaagacaaaatttgttttggattcagaaaagaaattataaacatgcaagtagatatcagttgccttctagaacagaatttaattttgttccaatctaatggtgcttatttgttcaatataagatccaacggatgataagcttttggatcagaggaccatgcgaccaaattatctcccttacgcttattatatataagtatataatgtgttaatgaaaatccaaaaacaagataaaacatgtttagaaaaataattataaaaatctatttaCATAACACATGCATGTTATGcataaatatgatatttataattcgTATTTTACTAAATTCCTGACATTTTTCTTCAAGTTTTGACgtgttatttaaaaaaaaaaaacaattatgaCACTACTTGATACAGTAATATTTACCAAATAtgtaaatttaaagtataataattcTCACTGATTCTATCTCATGACAATTATGACACTTGATGTAATAttcgtaattttttttatatttaattgttatgtatatatatatgtattgtataaatttttgaaaaagtatttattgtgcaatattttattagtattttatgatgcaaatattttattgtgaaaacttttactgatattttaaattgcaagattttattttattatgaaatatattattagtattttattgtgTAGGATTTAAAAGTATGTtgttaataagattttattaatgtttggtTTATAaggttttataaatattatgtggttttagttttaaaaatagtaaacaTCCGTGtcctattaatttttaatacgtAAGGTTTATCCTTATTATGATTAGTACTGTTAATTAAGATATCTTTTACGTAACAAATGGGTTATAGCTTATATATACCGTAGCCTTGTGAAGGTTTTAACCACAAAAGGTACGCTTTCTTTTAACCCTACTGTTATTCTCTACTGTCGTTGTGTTTTCTTTATATTTCTATACTGATGAAGCtgtgatataaaaaataggttACGTACAGTATGTTTTGAAACCCTCCTGTCATTCTCTCTGATTGTGATATCTCTGATTGTGTAGTGATACTGATAGGTAAAAAATAGGTTATGTACAGTACGTTTTCAAACCCTCCTGTTATTCTCTCTGTTATTCTGATTGTGTACTGATATTGTTATGTAAATGAAGATTATTCTCTATTTGGTTATATTCTTAATGTATACTGTATCTCATATGAAGGttacttatatttttgaaaataagtgttctgcaacatgaaaaaggttttcttcaaatatatattttcttatatttaatttattatattttccatgattttacgaattatatatatgtgtattttatGCATCGGTAATATGTGTGGATGTGTTAAAAATGTGTTACCAATGATATTTGTGTTTGGcaaatgtttttaatatttatttaccatgttattaattactatatattttgatttggaaacaaataaattattttagctacttttttcatataattgattttgtgtacattaaaatatttttataaaagatgttttctgaaaacaaaaaaaaaaaagagattttgtttagttcttaattatttattaaataatgtttTTACTCCTGTTCCTTGGATATCAGGTTTGGTCAGTGTATCAGTGTTGGCCAGTTGGGCaaggttatattatatttaatatatgttagtCCTAAACCTTACTGGTGTACTGTTAGAAATCATAGGGTTAAAAAGATTGTATTCTTATTGTCTAGTAGACTGATAATcctttattttatgattaaaaatctGTGTAGGGCTCAGTGCTGCGAGTTATAAGTGATTGTTTTGCTAAGGTAAGATTACTTTTCGCACTTTCAGAATTGTTTCAAATGCTTTATACTGCTTTGTTGTGAAAGTTTgggattgataaaatattttagatataaggAATTCCCAGCTAGCTATGAATTATGAACCTGTTAGTAATTGcgtatagttccggaactagaTTATGATACCTTACTAGGGCGTGCTTGGCACAATTTATGATACCTTAGTAAGGGGCGCATTATTGACACCTATGAACCAATGATACCGTGCCACCGGGTATTAGTGGCCTAGCGAACTGTGGAATTTACTTTATGAAATATTGGTTTATGATTTTTGGTTATGAAATTGTGAACAATGGCAAGTCTTGATAGTTTTTGGTCTGTTAGTCGAATTTGTTTTCTTACTGGGCTGTGTAGCTCACGACTTACAAATTTCAGGTTAATGTTATTGGCAAGGCTTTGGAGTTGGATTTGATTGGAGTGGGCTAGAGTCTAATAATAgtgatcatattttattttcagttaTTTTAGGAGCTGCGTCTCCATGAAGGATATTAGTTTATGTTTCAGAATTgagatttttgagagattgatttatgatattatgtgactttctttatattatttatggattAAATGTGGAATTTCTATTATTTGATAGAATGATAATAGTCCGAAAAATCGGGCTGTTACAGTTGGTATTCAGAGCCTAGGTTAGCGTCCTGTAGACTATCTGCTAGGATTAAGTTATGTCGTTAGGGATAAAGAATTATCTTTagaaacaaatttttaatatatcgtttttaaaatttgtgtaGATGGCAGATAATGACAATGTTTGGGGTCTGGATGAAGAGTTTGAGGACGATTTTGAGGAAGACCCCGAGGAGGACATTGAATCTGTAATTTCACTCGAGATAGATGAGGATGCTCCTCAACCCGATTATGATAGTGAGGACTCGGTTAAGGAATCTTCCTTTTCCGAGGTTGTGTGTCAGCCATGTAGGGATGATGAGATAGCAAAGTTAAAGGGAGAGAATGCATTACTAAAATTGAAACTCAAACTTAGAGAAGAAGAAGCTGAGGGAGCAAAGTTTAATTTAGAAATGAAATATACTGATC
This region includes:
- the LOC108207987 gene encoding copper transporter 6, which translates into the protein MDMHGGGMAGMSPPPTNTTAGNMTMSGDSHPHKMMNTAFYWGKDTVILFSGWPGSDLGMYILALFLVFVLAILVEWLSHCNLIKEDRTGSDHVVAGLLKTLMHTVRVGLAYLVMLALMSFNVGVFLVAVLGHAVGFLLFGSRVFSKHPPTPVLGKTSDLPPMTC